A region from the Longimicrobiales bacterium genome encodes:
- a CDS encoding endonuclease/exonuclease/phosphatase family protein, which translates to MSRPLLLLTSVLLASSACADGYEDPTAPAHDALAIQGALGPTVMTRNVFLGADLTPIIQAASPQLIPVIAAEVWARIQASNFPARAGALADEIARTSPHLVGLQEAVLYHIQSPGDAAVGGQTPATTVAYDFVQLLLDSLDARGLSYDVVAEVTGTVVELPVYTGLAPFPFDDVRFTDREVILARSDVPVSNPQGAVFAARVDLPIGGPGGPLLSQQRGWASIDATVYDHTFRFISTHLEVQAVAPIQVLQGAELVAIATASPLPVVMVGDFNSAADGTQTPTYNNIVAAGFEDVWHRVGEPGYTCCHAEDLLNTMPLLDQRLDVVFVRGFRTAPQGSIGARVELVGDKSVDRLPSGLWPADHAGVVASLRLPPAAVAQR; encoded by the coding sequence ATGTCTCGACCCCTGCTCCTGCTCACAAGCGTACTGCTCGCGTCTTCGGCCTGCGCCGACGGTTATGAGGACCCGACCGCGCCAGCGCACGACGCTCTGGCCATTCAGGGTGCGCTCGGCCCGACGGTCATGACGCGCAACGTATTTCTCGGGGCGGACCTGACCCCGATCATCCAGGCCGCGTCACCGCAGCTGATACCGGTTATCGCGGCCGAGGTCTGGGCGCGGATTCAGGCGTCGAACTTCCCCGCGCGGGCAGGCGCCCTGGCTGACGAGATCGCGCGTACGTCACCGCACCTCGTCGGGCTGCAGGAGGCGGTGCTGTATCACATTCAGTCGCCGGGAGACGCGGCTGTGGGCGGCCAGACGCCGGCCACGACGGTGGCGTACGATTTCGTGCAGCTCCTGCTCGACTCACTGGACGCGCGCGGCCTATCCTACGATGTCGTCGCAGAAGTCACTGGCACCGTGGTCGAGCTGCCGGTCTACACCGGGCTGGCTCCATTCCCGTTCGATGACGTGCGCTTCACGGACCGCGAGGTGATCCTGGCGCGTTCCGACGTGCCGGTTTCCAATCCGCAGGGCGCCGTGTTCGCCGCGCGGGTGGACCTGCCGATCGGGGGGCCGGGCGGACCGCTGCTCAGTCAGCAGCGGGGCTGGGCCTCGATCGACGCGACGGTATACGATCACACATTCCGCTTCATCTCCACGCATCTGGAGGTGCAGGCCGTCGCTCCGATCCAGGTGTTGCAGGGAGCGGAGCTGGTGGCGATCGCTACGGCATCGCCGCTGCCGGTAGTGATGGTGGGGGACTTCAACTCGGCGGCGGACGGCACGCAGACACCGACGTACAACAACATCGTCGCAGCCGGATTCGAGGATGTATGGCATCGTGTCGGCGAGCCGGGCTACACGTGCTGTCACGCAGAGGACCTGCTCAACACGATGCCGTTGCTGGATCAGCGCCTGGATGTCGTGTTCGTGCGCGGGTTCAGGACAGCGCCACAGGGCTCGATCGGCGCGCGCGTGGAGCTCGTCGGTGACAAATCCGTGGACCGTCTGCCGTCCGGTCTGTGGCCGGCCGATCACGCGGGCGTGGTTGCGTCGCTGCGTCTGCCGCCGGCTGCGGTCGCACAGCGTTAG
- a CDS encoding aquaporin, translating into MARKLIVEAIGTFFLVLTIGLVVLEPGAGALAPLAIGSVLMVMIYAGGHISGGHYNPAVTLGVFLRHRATAAELGGYWVAQVIGGVCAALVTGYLKPDAVVTAADPATGQAFVAEFLFTFALVYVVLNVATARGTTGNSYFGLAIGFTVLVGAYSVGAISGGAFNPAVAVGITVLGLSAPSFLWVFIVANLLGGAAAGFLFNALDMGDDKALTATPEEQARLRTAAET; encoded by the coding sequence ATGGCACGCAAGCTGATCGTAGAAGCGATCGGAACGTTCTTCCTCGTCCTGACCATCGGTCTGGTCGTGCTCGAGCCCGGCGCCGGCGCGCTCGCGCCCCTCGCCATCGGCTCCGTCCTCATGGTGATGATCTACGCCGGCGGCCACATCTCCGGTGGCCACTACAATCCCGCCGTCACACTCGGCGTCTTCCTCCGCCACCGCGCTACCGCTGCCGAGCTCGGCGGCTACTGGGTCGCCCAGGTGATCGGCGGGGTCTGCGCCGCCCTCGTCACCGGGTATCTCAAGCCCGATGCCGTCGTCACCGCCGCCGACCCGGCAACCGGTCAGGCCTTCGTCGCCGAGTTCCTGTTCACGTTCGCCCTCGTCTACGTCGTCCTCAATGTCGCCACTGCCCGCGGCACCACCGGCAACTCCTATTTCGGCCTCGCCATCGGCTTCACCGTGCTCGTCGGCGCCTATTCCGTCGGCGCCATCTCCGGTGGCGCCTTCAATCCCGCCGTCGCCGTCGGCATCACCGTCCTCGGACTCAGCGCACCGTCCTTTCTCTGGGTCTTCATCGTCGCCAACCTCCTCGGCGGCGCCGCCGCCGGATTCCTGTTCAACGCCCTCGACATGGGCGATGACAAGGCGCTGACCGCCACCCCCGAGGAACAGGCGCGGCTCAGGACCGCCGCCGAAACCTGA
- a CDS encoding DUF1572 family protein — MDTATAVLADIRDAFSLQRSLAERAIAQLDATDLFRTAGDDANSIAVLMKHIGGNLRSRWTEPFTTDGEKPDRDRDSEFIIESDDASSVRGVWDRGWSVLDATLVAMTPSDLQRTVTIRGEPGTATKALVRSLAHTSQHVGQIILLARQWKGADWQTLSIPRAPRA, encoded by the coding sequence ATGGATACAGCCACTGCCGTTCTCGCGGATATCCGCGACGCCTTCTCGCTGCAGCGCTCGCTGGCCGAGCGCGCCATCGCACAGCTCGACGCGACGGATCTGTTCCGCACGGCGGGTGACGACGCCAACAGCATCGCCGTGCTGATGAAGCACATCGGCGGCAATCTGCGCTCACGCTGGACCGAGCCGTTCACGACGGATGGCGAGAAGCCGGATCGCGATCGCGATTCCGAGTTCATCATCGAGTCCGACGACGCGTCGTCCGTGCGCGGTGTCTGGGACCGTGGGTGGAGCGTCCTGGACGCCACCCTCGTCGCCATGACACCATCGGATCTGCAGCGAACCGTGACCATCCGGGGCGAGCCGGGTACGGCGACGAAGGCGCTGGTGCGGAGTCTGGCCCACACGTCGCAGCACGTTGGTCAGATCATCCTGCTCGCCCGGCAGTGGAAGGGGGCGGACTGGCAGACGCTGAGCATCCCACGTGCGCCGCGCGCGTAA
- a CDS encoding lycopene cyclase domain-containing protein, translated as MTYLQFHLVFIVPPLVALLLAVRNAGTVLGPRARWVLPVMAMVALLYTTPWDNYLVYRGVWWYGADRVLGTIGWVPVEEYLFFLLQPLLTGAWTYLVLMRRPPAASQLRSASDFVPPAPDLLAGLGSVRMLGASIYLLLAGIGLFALTVERGLYLGLILAWAAPVLAAQWPFIARGVAAAPGRFAAAVGVPTLYLWIADRIAIGAGIWSISPRFTTGIHIAGLPLEEAAFFLVTNLLVVQGVQLFLQPSLARRTAALQHA; from the coding sequence GTGACGTACCTGCAGTTCCACCTGGTCTTCATCGTGCCGCCGCTCGTGGCTCTGCTGCTTGCAGTGCGTAATGCCGGCACGGTGCTCGGGCCGCGAGCACGATGGGTGCTCCCCGTCATGGCCATGGTCGCGCTCCTGTATACGACGCCGTGGGACAACTACCTGGTGTATCGTGGCGTGTGGTGGTACGGCGCCGATCGGGTGCTCGGCACGATCGGCTGGGTGCCGGTGGAGGAATATCTGTTCTTCCTGCTGCAGCCGCTGCTGACGGGCGCGTGGACGTACCTCGTGCTGATGCGGCGTCCGCCTGCCGCTTCACAGTTGCGGTCCGCCTCGGACTTCGTCCCGCCCGCCCCGGACCTGCTGGCGGGGCTCGGCAGCGTCCGCATGCTGGGCGCTTCCATCTATCTGCTGCTCGCCGGCATCGGCCTCTTCGCACTGACCGTCGAACGCGGGCTCTACCTCGGGCTCATCCTCGCCTGGGCTGCCCCCGTTCTCGCCGCGCAGTGGCCGTTCATCGCGCGCGGTGTTGCGGCGGCGCCGGGCCGTTTCGCGGCCGCCGTCGGCGTGCCCACGCTCTACCTGTGGATTGCAGATCGCATTGCGATCGGCGCCGGCATCTGGAGCATATCACCGCGGTTCACCACGGGCATCCACATCGCAGGACTGCCGCTCGAAGAGGCGGCGTTCTTCCTGGTGACGAATCTGCTCGTGGTGCAGGGCGTGCAGCTGTTCCTGCAGCCGTCGCTCGCGCGCCGTACTGCGGCGCTGCAGCACGCATGA
- a CDS encoding NAD(P)/FAD-dependent oxidoreductase yields the protein MSDYDAIVIGAGHNGLVCAAYLAQAGQRVCVLEKQKRVGGAVATEEVVPGYRFDLGGSAHILIRLTPIAEELGLSEYGLDYIEMDPLFFAPSEDGDALFIHRDLERTAHEIEEQFPSQGTAYLEFCRRWTPFARMVRDSFLDSPGPLQLGRRFGLNRAMRSDWQRALGEIMQPYGDLAAQYFTEEKLLAPLVWMAAQSGPPPFEPMGAPFLLWQPLYHEGGIARPRGGSGMLTVALRRHIEAHGGVVRTDTRVDGIEVRGGRATGVRAGGESITARAVIAACHAQDTFGRLLPPEHRPAAAAGMRTGNGFGAVLRLALDSPVRYSAHPGDEARIGLQLLCRSRNQIDAAYADYLCGRPAADPPIVAMTFSAIDDSLAPPGGEVLWLWAQYYPYRLASGTWDDIGDEVADGIIAAFERYAPGTRAKVVGSLFQHPLWLERELGLHHGNVMHLEMNVAQMFALRPFAGMSGYRTHLKGLYLSGASTHPGGGIMGASGRNAARVVLRSLERRWFGRGLP from the coding sequence ATGAGTGACTACGACGCGATCGTCATCGGCGCCGGCCACAACGGCCTCGTTTGCGCGGCCTACCTGGCGCAGGCGGGGCAGCGGGTGTGTGTGCTGGAGAAGCAGAAGCGGGTCGGCGGTGCGGTAGCCACGGAGGAGGTTGTGCCGGGCTACCGCTTCGACCTCGGGGGCAGCGCCCACATCCTGATCCGGCTGACGCCGATCGCGGAGGAGCTCGGCCTGTCGGAGTACGGTCTCGACTACATCGAGATGGATCCGCTTTTCTTCGCTCCCTCCGAGGACGGCGATGCGCTGTTCATCCATCGCGATCTGGAGCGCACGGCTCATGAAATCGAGGAGCAGTTCCCCTCGCAGGGGACGGCATACCTCGAGTTCTGCCGCCGCTGGACGCCGTTCGCGCGCATGGTCCGCGATTCGTTCCTCGACTCGCCCGGCCCGCTCCAGCTGGGCCGCCGGTTCGGCCTGAACCGCGCCATGCGCAGCGACTGGCAGCGAGCGCTCGGCGAGATCATGCAGCCGTATGGCGATCTCGCCGCGCAGTACTTCACCGAGGAGAAGCTCCTGGCTCCGCTGGTGTGGATGGCGGCGCAGTCCGGTCCGCCGCCGTTCGAGCCGATGGGCGCTCCCTTCCTTCTCTGGCAGCCGCTGTACCACGAGGGAGGTATCGCGCGCCCGCGCGGCGGATCCGGCATGCTGACCGTAGCGCTGCGGCGCCATATCGAGGCGCACGGCGGCGTGGTCCGGACGGATACACGGGTGGACGGCATCGAGGTGCGCGGCGGCCGTGCGACAGGAGTGCGGGCGGGCGGCGAGTCGATCACGGCCCGCGCAGTGATCGCGGCATGCCATGCGCAGGACACGTTCGGGCGGCTGCTTCCGCCCGAGCACAGACCGGCAGCCGCGGCGGGCATGCGGACGGGCAACGGCTTCGGCGCTGTGCTCCGGCTCGCGCTCGACTCGCCGGTCCGCTACTCCGCCCATCCCGGCGACGAGGCGCGCATCGGCCTTCAGCTGCTCTGTCGCAGCCGCAACCAGATCGATGCGGCATACGCGGACTACCTGTGCGGCCGGCCGGCTGCGGATCCACCCATCGTGGCAATGACGTTCTCCGCGATCGACGACTCACTGGCGCCGCCCGGTGGCGAAGTCCTCTGGCTCTGGGCCCAGTACTACCCGTATCGGCTCGCCAGCGGGACCTGGGATGACATCGGCGATGAAGTTGCCGACGGCATTATCGCTGCATTCGAGCGCTATGCACCCGGCACGCGCGCGAAGGTGGTCGGCAGCCTCTTCCAGCACCCGCTCTGGCTGGAGCGCGAGCTCGGCCTGCACCATGGCAACGTCATGCATCTGGAGATGAACGTGGCGCAGATGTTCGCCCTGCGACCGTTCGCCGGCATGAGCGGCTACCGCACTCACCTGAAGGGACTGTACCTGAGCGGAGCCAGCACGCATCCCGGCGGCGGCATCATGGGTGCGTCCGGCCGCAATGCAGCTCGCGTGGTGCTCCGCTCACTGGAGCGTCGCTGGTTCGGCCGCGGCCTGCCATGA